Proteins co-encoded in one Sulfurimonas sp. HSL1-2 genomic window:
- a CDS encoding diguanylate cyclase has translation MYRINREKLQAIIQELDQAMYNHSQWYQNIIRSIVCHLPFDHRDLADDAHRQCTFGQWYYHCSDAEMQQNKTFQSIRTEHWQTHQFVQKLLQASEKNKPVLPIDYDNFANAVERLRLNMQTLKYELEETLYNRDPLTGVSNRISMLSDLRKQMELIERHVETTVIAILDLDHFKQVNDSYGHPMGDTVLSAIAAFILQHLRAYDSIYRYGGEEFLIMMPHSDIDTATAIIERIREGVENVRTRSSGGEPISVTVSAGLTQLREHQSIEAAIQSADKALYDAKLLGRNRVVVASS, from the coding sequence ATGTACCGTATCAACAGGGAGAAGCTCCAGGCCATTATCCAGGAACTGGACCAGGCCATGTACAATCACAGCCAATGGTACCAGAACATCATCCGTTCCATCGTCTGCCACCTCCCCTTCGACCACCGGGACCTGGCCGATGACGCCCACCGCCAATGTACGTTCGGCCAGTGGTACTATCACTGTAGCGACGCGGAGATGCAGCAAAACAAGACCTTCCAGTCCATCCGCACCGAGCACTGGCAGACGCACCAGTTCGTCCAGAAACTCCTGCAGGCCTCGGAAAAGAACAAGCCGGTGCTGCCCATCGACTACGACAACTTCGCCAACGCCGTCGAGCGGCTCCGACTGAACATGCAGACGCTCAAATACGAGCTCGAAGAGACCCTCTACAACCGCGACCCGCTCACCGGGGTCAGCAACCGCATCAGCATGCTCAGCGACCTGCGCAAACAGATGGAGCTGATCGAACGCCACGTCGAGACGACGGTGATCGCCATTCTGGACCTGGACCACTTCAAACAGGTCAACGACAGCTACGGCCACCCCATGGGTGACACGGTCCTCTCCGCAATCGCCGCGTTCATTCTGCAGCACCTGCGCGCGTACGACAGCATCTACCGCTACGGCGGCGAGGAGTTCCTGATCATGATGCCCCACTCCGATATTGATACGGCCACCGCCATCATCGAACGTATCCGCGAGGGGGTCGAAAACGTCCGGACACGCAGCAGCGGCGGCGAACCGATCAGCGTCACCGTTTCGGCCGGCCTGACGCAGCTGCGTGAACACCAGAGCATCGAGGCCGCCATCCAGAGTGCCGACAAGGCCCTTTACGATGCAAAACTGCTCGGGCGCAACCGTGTGGTCGTCGCCTCTTCATAA
- the acs gene encoding acetate--CoA ligase, with the protein MSDTTVKPVFQPNREFAKTARIKNMCEYKELASWAEEDYEGFWDHFAKEKIDWFEPYGKVLDDSNMPFVKWFEGGKLNVAHQCIDRHLDTRKNKAAIIFEGDRGDKQIVTYLELYYNVNKMANLLKNEFGIKKGDRVVIYMPMILEAAYAMLACTRIGAIHSIVFGGFSSEALRDRIIDAEAKLVITADGAFRKDKPYMLKPVVDKALESGCECVGKVLVVQRNGEDVDWKAGRDYSYNEMIDQQSSICASEPMDAEDPMFLLYTSGSTGKPKGVQHNTAGYILWAQMTMEWVFDVKENDTYWCTADIGWITGHTYIVYGPLAMGATTLMFEGVPTYPDAGRPWKMVEEYKINQFYTAPTAIRVLHKTGAEEPAKYDLSSLKVLGTVGEPIDPPAWKWYYEEIGGGKCAIVDTYWQTETGGHMVTPLPGATPIKPACATFPLPGIMGEILDPETGKKVGAGESGYMCVTKPWPSMIRGVWGDPERFVKSYFGDVKKDGQPVYFTGDGANYDEDGYITITGRTDDVINVSGHRMGTAEVEAACKKHPNVAEVAVVGKPHELKGEGIFAYVVLKGDESMAEDVEMSKEINNVIKTEIGNIAVCDDIAFVPGLPKTRSGKIMRRILRSIAKGEAITQDTSTLEDPSVVEKIQEVVNACRV; encoded by the coding sequence ATGAGTGATACAACAGTCAAACCGGTTTTTCAGCCAAACCGCGAGTTTGCCAAAACGGCACGCATCAAGAACATGTGCGAATACAAAGAACTGGCGTCATGGGCCGAAGAGGATTACGAAGGGTTCTGGGACCATTTCGCGAAAGAGAAGATTGACTGGTTCGAGCCGTACGGCAAAGTGCTCGACGACAGCAACATGCCTTTTGTCAAATGGTTCGAAGGCGGAAAACTGAACGTCGCGCACCAGTGTATCGACCGTCACCTTGACACCCGCAAGAACAAAGCGGCGATCATTTTCGAAGGAGACCGCGGCGACAAGCAGATCGTCACCTACCTTGAGCTCTACTACAACGTCAACAAAATGGCGAACCTGCTCAAGAACGAGTTCGGTATCAAGAAGGGTGACCGCGTCGTCATCTACATGCCGATGATCCTCGAAGCCGCCTACGCCATGCTGGCGTGTACGCGTATCGGTGCGATCCACTCCATCGTCTTCGGCGGTTTCTCCTCGGAAGCGCTGCGCGACCGTATCATCGATGCCGAGGCGAAACTCGTCATCACCGCCGACGGCGCGTTCCGCAAGGATAAGCCGTACATGCTCAAGCCGGTCGTCGACAAGGCACTGGAGTCGGGCTGCGAATGCGTCGGGAAGGTCCTCGTCGTTCAGCGCAACGGCGAAGATGTCGACTGGAAAGCGGGCCGTGACTACTCCTACAACGAGATGATTGACCAGCAGTCTTCCATCTGCGCAAGCGAACCGATGGATGCCGAAGACCCGATGTTCCTGCTCTACACGTCCGGTTCCACGGGCAAACCGAAAGGGGTCCAGCACAACACGGCGGGCTACATCCTCTGGGCGCAGATGACGATGGAGTGGGTCTTTGACGTCAAAGAGAACGACACCTACTGGTGTACGGCCGACATCGGCTGGATCACCGGCCACACCTACATCGTCTACGGCCCGCTCGCGATGGGCGCGACGACGCTGATGTTCGAGGGGGTCCCGACCTATCCGGACGCGGGACGCCCGTGGAAGATGGTCGAAGAGTACAAGATCAACCAGTTCTACACGGCGCCGACGGCGATCCGCGTCCTGCACAAAACAGGGGCGGAGGAGCCTGCGAAATACGACCTCAGCTCCCTCAAGGTCCTGGGTACCGTCGGCGAGCCGATCGACCCGCCGGCATGGAAGTGGTACTACGAGGAGATCGGCGGCGGCAAATGCGCCATCGTCGATACCTACTGGCAGACGGAAACGGGCGGCCACATGGTCACGCCGCTGCCGGGCGCGACCCCGATCAAACCGGCCTGCGCGACCTTCCCGCTGCCGGGCATCATGGGCGAGATCCTCGACCCGGAAACGGGCAAGAAAGTCGGCGCGGGCGAAAGCGGCTACATGTGTGTCACCAAGCCGTGGCCGTCGATGATCCGCGGCGTCTGGGGCGATCCGGAGCGTTTCGTGAAGTCCTACTTCGGCGACGTCAAGAAAGACGGCCAGCCGGTCTACTTCACCGGTGACGGCGCGAACTACGACGAGGACGGCTACATCACTATCACCGGCCGTACGGACGACGTCATCAACGTCTCCGGCCACCGTATGGGGACGGCCGAGGTCGAAGCGGCGTGCAAGAAGCATCCGAACGTCGCGGAAGTCGCCGTTGTCGGCAAGCCGCACGAGCTTAAGGGTGAGGGAATCTTCGCCTATGTCGTCCTCAAAGGCGACGAGAGCATGGCCGAAGATGTCGAGATGAGCAAAGAGATCAACAACGTCATCAAAACGGAGATCGGCAACATCGCCGTCTGCGACGACATCGCCTTCGTTCCGGGCCTGCCGAAGACCCGTTCGGGCAAAATCATGCGCCGCATTCTGCGCTCCATCGCCAAAGGCGAGGCGATCACGCAGGATACGTCGACGCTCGAAGACCCCAGTGTCGTCGAGAAGATCCAGGAAGTCGTCAACGCCTGCCGCGTTTAA
- a CDS encoding 3'-5' exonuclease, whose protein sequence is MFGAWRRKRNRKRLKDEAYAFLFEPYDGDEVVVFDTETTGLDPRKDEVISIGAVKVKGNRILTSETFEVYLKTDRPIPAESIEVHGIRPCDLEYALSPPEGIERFLQFIGPRPLAGYYLEFDVAMINRYVKPWLGVELPNPKIEVSGLYFDKKNFGIPQGNIDLRFDTILANLGVPPMGRHNAVNDAIMTAMIFIKLNNTIKLKTGERT, encoded by the coding sequence ATGTTCGGGGCGTGGCGCAGAAAACGGAACCGCAAGCGGCTCAAGGACGAGGCATATGCCTTTTTGTTCGAGCCCTATGACGGTGACGAGGTGGTCGTTTTCGACACGGAGACGACGGGGCTCGATCCCAGAAAAGACGAGGTGATCTCCATCGGTGCGGTGAAGGTCAAAGGCAACCGGATCCTCACCTCGGAGACCTTCGAGGTCTACCTCAAAACGGACAGGCCCATCCCGGCGGAGAGCATCGAGGTGCACGGCATCAGGCCCTGCGACCTTGAGTATGCGCTCTCTCCGCCGGAGGGGATTGAAAGGTTCCTGCAGTTCATCGGCCCGCGGCCGCTGGCAGGGTATTATCTGGAGTTTGACGTGGCGATGATCAACCGCTACGTCAAACCCTGGCTGGGGGTGGAGCTTCCCAACCCCAAAATAGAGGTCTCGGGCCTTTACTTTGACAAAAAGAATTTCGGGATTCCGCAAGGAAACATTGATTTACGCTTTGATACAATCCTTGCCAACCTGGGAGTGCCCCCAATGGGGCGGCACAACGCCGTCAACGACGCGATCATGACGGCAATGATCTTTATAAAATTGAACAATACGATTAAACTCAAAACAGGAGAGAGAACATGA